In one window of Candidatus Sulfuricurvum sp. RIFRC-1 DNA:
- a CDS encoding glycosyltransferase family 2 protein, which translates to MDNIHISIVTPVYGCCGSLNDLYLRLEKTLSSITNDFEIIMINDASPDNAWKGIKELASKDSRVKGIDLSRNFGQHYAITAGLDYAKGDWVVVMDCDLQDQPEEIIKLYNKAQEGYDIVFASRVERQDNYFKRLGSKFFYNLLSYLTDTQQDASVANFGVYSRQSIDAILSMKDQIKYFPVMTKWVGFNTVTIPIKHAKRTFGTSSYSLRKLLSLSIDIMLSFSDKPLKITVKTGFFISSISFMIACIVLMKSLLTGYQVPGWASMMMSLWFLGGLIIMVLGIIGIYIGKTFDQTKNRPVYIIKDVI; encoded by the coding sequence ATGGATAATATACATATTTCTATTGTCACACCTGTTTATGGATGTTGTGGAAGTTTGAATGATCTCTATTTAAGACTGGAAAAAACATTATCATCCATTACAAATGATTTTGAAATCATTATGATTAATGATGCAAGTCCTGATAATGCATGGAAGGGTATAAAAGAGTTGGCAAGTAAAGATTCGCGGGTAAAAGGGATCGATCTATCCCGCAATTTTGGTCAGCATTATGCGATAACAGCCGGCTTGGATTATGCAAAAGGTGATTGGGTAGTTGTAATGGATTGTGACCTTCAAGATCAACCCGAAGAGATCATCAAATTGTATAATAAAGCGCAAGAGGGCTATGATATTGTTTTTGCCAGTAGAGTTGAAAGGCAAGATAATTATTTTAAAAGATTAGGGTCAAAATTTTTCTATAATCTATTGAGTTATTTAACAGATACACAACAAGATGCATCTGTGGCAAATTTTGGAGTTTATAGCAGGCAATCAATCGATGCTATTTTGTCAATGAAAGACCAAATAAAATATTTCCCAGTTATGACAAAATGGGTAGGATTCAATACGGTAACAATTCCAATTAAACATGCGAAAAGAACTTTTGGCACTTCTTCTTATTCACTTCGTAAACTTTTATCCTTATCTATAGATATTATGTTGTCATTTTCTGATAAACCTTTAAAAATAACAGTAAAAACAGGCTTCTTTATTTCAAGTATATCTTTTATGATCGCCTGTATAGTGTTAATGAAATCACTACTAACTGGATATCAAGTGCCAGGGTGGGCAAGTATGATGATGTCACTATGGTTTTTAGGAGGATTAATAATCATGGTATTGGGTATTATTGGTATTTATATCGGTAAAACATTCGATCAAACAAAAAATAGACCTGTATATATTATAAAAGATGTAATATGA
- a CDS encoding glycosyltransferase family 4 protein translates to MKKIRIFLGAYINSTNAQNLNCLALARHLDKEKFDVYALELYSGNLDNPPIYGVKTFRCFYPHKISKYLGYLWGIYHCDVAYLPKGEVDLWNHFWLKRLGKKSFNTVEGILDSLAIESAGGEKVAVNRYKAFEKLYSITNFMRTYNQQKYSIASEEKILYLGTDIDTFLNETKQASQLKHIVLIGNDLIRKGISDYLTLAHCFPMLTFHIVGTGNGQIDVTQEIRKRNLENIVYHGGLTHASLVELLKTIDLHLFPSRSEGFPKVTLETAAAGVPSLVYSDYGASEWITHRHDGFVVDTIDQMQEIIDELIHSPALLQTTSRNAIELAKRFDWKVLIKDWEHIIEKLAEEGLLDEE, encoded by the coding sequence GTGAAGAAGATTAGGATATTTTTAGGCGCTTACATCAACAGTACAAATGCACAAAATCTGAATTGTCTCGCGTTGGCCAGACATCTTGATAAAGAAAAATTTGATGTTTATGCACTCGAGCTCTATTCGGGAAATCTCGACAATCCCCCTATATATGGTGTGAAAACATTTCGCTGTTTTTATCCTCACAAGATTTCAAAATATCTTGGGTATCTGTGGGGAATTTATCATTGCGATGTGGCATATCTGCCAAAGGGAGAAGTCGATTTATGGAACCATTTTTGGCTAAAACGGCTTGGCAAAAAAAGTTTCAACACCGTGGAAGGAATTTTGGACTCCTTGGCTATTGAAAGTGCCGGCGGGGAAAAAGTTGCGGTGAATCGGTATAAAGCATTTGAAAAACTCTATTCGATAACAAATTTCATGCGTACCTATAATCAGCAAAAATACAGCATTGCTTCTGAAGAAAAGATCCTTTATTTGGGAACAGATATCGACACTTTTTTAAATGAAACGAAACAAGCCAGCCAGCTTAAGCATATCGTTTTGATCGGTAACGACTTGATTCGCAAAGGGATCAGCGATTATTTGACATTGGCGCACTGTTTTCCAATGCTAACGTTCCATATCGTTGGTACCGGAAACGGGCAGATTGATGTTACGCAGGAAATCCGAAAAAGGAATCTTGAAAATATCGTTTACCATGGAGGATTGACACACGCCAGTCTTGTGGAACTATTGAAAACCATCGATCTTCATCTTTTTCCGTCTCGTTCAGAAGGATTTCCGAAAGTCACGCTGGAAACGGCTGCGGCAGGTGTCCCCTCATTGGTGTATTCCGATTACGGTGCAAGCGAATGGATTACACATCGGCATGATGGATTCGTGGTCGACACGATAGATCAAATGCAAGAGATAATCGATGAACTCATACATTCTCCCGCGCTCTTACAGACAACTTCTCGTAACGCTATTGAATTGGCCAAAAGATTTGACTGGAAAGTCCTGATCAAGGATTGGGAACATATCATAGAAAAATTGGCGGAAGAGGGACTTTTAGATGAAGAATGA
- a CDS encoding acyltransferase, with product MIFEIINKIKFCIYADRIGPDMPFTHWLLHYKSSMKKLCKKKFLHFGDNAEFRVGGYAVFCSQIEIGNNVIIRPNTMLFADEYAKIIISDNVMIGSGAHFYVNNHKYDDTTIPIIEQGYYPSKDILVKEGAWIGANAIILPGVIIGKNSVIGAGSIVTKSLPDGVVAAGNPARIIKTIAV from the coding sequence ATGATATTTGAAATAATCAATAAAATAAAATTTTGTATTTATGCTGACCGTATCGGACCGGATATGCCGTTTACACACTGGTTATTGCATTACAAATCCTCAATGAAGAAACTGTGTAAAAAGAAATTTTTACATTTTGGCGACAATGCTGAATTTCGGGTAGGGGGATATGCGGTTTTTTGTTCTCAAATAGAAATTGGCAATAATGTTATTATCCGGCCTAATACAATGTTGTTTGCAGATGAATACGCAAAAATTATCATAAGCGATAATGTTATGATTGGCTCAGGTGCCCACTTTTATGTCAATAATCATAAATATGATGATACCACTATCCCGATAATAGAGCAGGGTTATTACCCGTCGAAAGATATTCTTGTAAAAGAAGGGGCTTGGATAGGGGCTAATGCCATTATTTTGCCCGGTGTAATTATCGGTAAAAACAGTGTCATCGGGGCCGGAAGTATTGTGACAAAATCTCTTCCGGATGGGGTTGTCGCCGCAGGAAATCCAGCCAGAATTATTAAGACCATAGCTGTATGA
- a CDS encoding HisA/HisF-related TIM barrel protein yields the protein MLRKRIIFTLIYSNGHFMQSRNFRLQKVGDINWLEKNYKFQSIAFALDELIVLDATKTEKSIATFAQIVNRLVDDVFIPIAAGGGIRSIEDAELLFNNGADKIVLNTPLVEDQLLVRELVKKYGSQSIIASVDYKKVNGICEVYIKNGTERIEHSLVDYLKYLETLQVGEIYLNSINQDGTGFGYDFETICEVVDTINTPLIIAGGAGNEKHLNEGLEMSGISAVATANLFNFIGDGLPQARGKIFNNGKNIRK from the coding sequence ATGTTAAGAAAACGGATCATTTTTACCTTGATTTACAGTAACGGTCATTTTATGCAAAGCCGTAATTTTAGATTGCAAAAAGTCGGCGACATTAATTGGCTCGAAAAAAATTATAAATTTCAGTCAATTGCTTTTGCTCTGGATGAATTAATCGTTTTAGATGCTACAAAAACTGAAAAATCAATAGCAACGTTCGCGCAAATTGTCAACCGCTTGGTCGATGATGTCTTTATCCCCATCGCGGCAGGTGGGGGGATCCGAAGTATCGAAGATGCTGAACTGCTTTTTAACAACGGTGCAGATAAAATTGTACTCAACACGCCTCTCGTAGAAGATCAATTGCTGGTTCGGGAACTGGTAAAAAAGTATGGGTCTCAAAGTATCATTGCATCGGTAGATTATAAAAAAGTGAATGGCATTTGTGAAGTTTACATTAAAAATGGAACCGAACGGATAGAGCACTCTCTCGTCGATTACCTCAAATATCTTGAAACTCTACAAGTTGGCGAAATCTATCTTAACTCCATTAATCAAGACGGGACCGGATTCGGATACGACTTTGAAACGATCTGCGAGGTTGTGGATACGATTAATACTCCATTAATCATAGCCGGTGGCGCCGGTAATGAAAAACATTTGAATGAAGGTTTGGAGATGAGTGGGATCAGTGCGGTTGCCACGGCAAATTTGTTCAACTTTATTGGGGATGGACTACCGCAAGCAAGGGGTAAAATCTTTAATAATGGTAAAAATATACGAAAGTAG
- the hisH gene encoding imidazole glycerol phosphate synthase subunit HisH yields MNVAIIDYGMGNIKSVVSALKYIGVTNITLSNQYDVLDTADKLILPGVGSFKQAMETIKRIGLDQSLHELVINRQKPILGICLGMQLMTRSSTEEAFTAGLGFIDAEVTRFEQHSVRIPHVGFNQVRVNPALNLYHEMEGEIDFYFTHSYKALSAQQINQCMCDYDGEFIASYEQNNIAGVQFHPELSQNNGLKLLQNFIERF; encoded by the coding sequence ATGAATGTAGCTATTATTGATTACGGAATGGGGAATATAAAATCGGTAGTGAGTGCTTTGAAATACATCGGAGTCACAAATATAACTCTTTCCAATCAATATGACGTTTTAGATACAGCTGATAAACTCATATTACCCGGAGTAGGTTCGTTCAAGCAAGCTATGGAGACGATCAAAAGAATAGGGTTGGATCAATCTTTGCATGAGTTGGTAATCAACCGGCAAAAACCTATTCTGGGGATATGTTTAGGGATGCAATTAATGACCCGATCGAGCACTGAAGAAGCATTTACGGCAGGACTTGGTTTTATTGATGCAGAGGTAACCCGATTCGAACAGCATTCAGTCAGAATTCCGCATGTCGGTTTTAATCAAGTACGTGTCAATCCGGCTCTTAATCTTTACCATGAGATGGAAGGTGAGATTGATTTTTATTTTACGCACAGTTATAAAGCTTTAAGTGCACAACAAATCAATCAGTGTATGTGTGATTATGATGGTGAATTTATCGCCAGTTATGAACAAAACAATATTGCCGGTGTCCAATTCCACCCTGAATTAAGCCAAAATAACGGTTTGAAGTTATTGCAAAACTTCATCGAGAGGTTTTAA
- a CDS encoding N-acetyl sugar amidotransferase — MVKKKIFWCKNCLNMSTRPRIDFDERGWCNACQWMEEKKVMDWAPREKELVELLDKYRSNNGNFDCIVPVSGGKDGSYVAHTLKHKYKMNPLAITVRPALALEIGDTNLYNFIHSGYNHIHISTNPIVLDRLNKYGFIEKGFPYYGWLIAIMTAVIKTAANFKIPLIFYGEDGETEYGGSTESKNKALYNIEYMKRVYLEGGHEKVFERIKQDGDISESDLSFFTFPSDDEISEVGLSFTHWSYFEAWDSYRNYIVAKEHCGLIEKEEGNLDTFTNFAQNDQALYALHAYLMYLKFGFGRATQDAGIEIRRGAMTRDQALNLVRMYDNAYPYELIDTYLEYYQMTKEEFDAVLDKYANQDLFEKIDGIWQPKFEAGTEFTV, encoded by the coding sequence ATGGTTAAAAAAAAGATTTTTTGGTGCAAAAATTGTTTAAATATGTCGACAAGACCTCGGATCGATTTTGATGAAAGAGGCTGGTGTAACGCATGCCAATGGATGGAAGAGAAAAAAGTGATGGATTGGGCTCCAAGAGAAAAAGAGCTGGTTGAATTGCTGGATAAATACCGTTCAAACAATGGCAATTTTGATTGTATCGTCCCCGTAAGCGGAGGTAAAGACGGGTCCTATGTTGCTCATACTTTAAAGCATAAATACAAAATGAATCCATTGGCAATTACGGTGAGACCTGCGTTAGCACTGGAAATAGGGGATACTAATCTTTATAATTTTATCCATTCCGGATACAATCATATTCATATATCGACTAATCCAATAGTTTTGGATCGATTAAATAAATATGGATTTATCGAAAAAGGGTTTCCTTATTATGGCTGGTTGATTGCAATCATGACAGCAGTCATTAAAACAGCGGCAAACTTTAAAATCCCCCTTATTTTTTATGGTGAAGATGGTGAGACGGAGTACGGCGGATCGACAGAGAGTAAAAATAAAGCACTGTATAATATCGAATATATGAAAAGGGTCTATCTAGAAGGTGGGCATGAAAAAGTATTTGAGCGAATCAAACAAGATGGTGACATTAGTGAGTCCGATCTCTCATTTTTCACTTTTCCTTCAGATGATGAGATTTCAGAAGTGGGATTATCTTTTACCCATTGGTCCTACTTTGAAGCATGGGATTCGTATCGAAACTATATTGTTGCAAAAGAACATTGCGGTTTGATTGAAAAAGAAGAGGGTAATCTGGATACTTTTACAAACTTTGCCCAAAATGATCAAGCGTTATATGCACTTCATGCTTATCTTATGTATTTAAAATTTGGGTTTGGACGAGCTACGCAAGATGCCGGTATCGAGATTAGAAGAGGTGCTATGACACGGGATCAGGCACTAAATTTGGTCCGTATGTATGATAATGCTTACCCTTATGAACTTATTGATACGTATTTAGAATACTATCAAATGACGAAAGAAGAATTTGATGCCGTATTGGATAAATATGCGAATCAGGATCTTTTTGAAAAAATCGATGGAATTTGGCAACCTAAATTTGAAGCAGGGACAGAGTTTACTGTATGA
- a CDS encoding oxidoreductase has product MLKNKVVVITGGAGLIGKEFVSAVVEQNGIAVIADIHEETGNTVKNLLSKELETQNIDFVKLDITSKESLLQVIAYLDQKYGKIDALVNNAYPRNKNYGKHFFDVEYADFAENVSLNLGGYFLASQQFAQYFHTQGYGNIVNISSIYGVIAPKFEIYADTPMTMPVEYAAIKSGLLRLTQYMAKYFKGMNIRVNALSPGGIFDHQPELFLESYKKQCLNKGMLDKSDLKGTLVYLLSDMSQYVNGQNIIIDDGFSI; this is encoded by the coding sequence ATGCTTAAAAACAAAGTAGTCGTTATCACCGGCGGAGCAGGGTTGATCGGTAAAGAGTTCGTCAGTGCCGTCGTTGAACAGAACGGTATCGCTGTTATTGCAGATATCCATGAGGAAACAGGCAATACGGTAAAAAATCTTTTGTCGAAAGAGTTAGAGACGCAAAATATCGATTTTGTAAAGTTGGATATCACATCTAAAGAGTCTTTACTGCAAGTAATCGCATATTTGGATCAAAAATATGGGAAAATTGACGCTCTGGTCAATAATGCCTATCCCCGTAATAAAAATTATGGGAAACATTTTTTTGATGTTGAGTATGCTGATTTTGCGGAAAATGTGAGTCTGAATCTCGGAGGATACTTTTTAGCTTCCCAGCAATTTGCACAGTATTTTCATACGCAAGGATATGGCAATATTGTAAATATTTCCTCTATCTATGGTGTTATAGCTCCAAAATTTGAGATTTACGCAGATACCCCTATGACAATGCCGGTAGAGTATGCCGCGATCAAATCCGGATTGCTTCGTTTAACACAATATATGGCAAAATATTTTAAAGGGATGAATATTCGGGTTAATGCTCTTAGTCCGGGGGGGATTTTTGATCATCAACCTGAACTTTTTTTAGAAAGTTACAAAAAGCAGTGCCTTAATAAAGGGATGCTGGATAAAAGCGACCTCAAAGGCACTTTGGTTTATTTGCTGAGCGATATGAGCCAATATGTCAACGGACAAAATATCATCATAGATGATGGGTTTAGTATATAA
- a CDS encoding acylneuraminate cytidylyltransferase family protein, with protein MVKVLCTICARGGSKGVKNKNVRLLHGKPLIAYTIEQAKESGLFEHIVISTDSDLIATVAQEYGAEVFFKRSEEMASDTAGKLDVIKDAFLRSEAHYQTTFDYLIDLDATAPLRNVQDIIDSYQQFLKDDNDNLITAMPSRRSPYFNLVEVDGAGKVALSKKLESGIVRRQDAPKSYDMNASIYIWKRNTLLDESTLFLEKTGLYVMPEERSIDIDTELDFEFVEFLMRKQNA; from the coding sequence ATGGTTAAAGTATTGTGCACGATTTGTGCTCGGGGCGGCTCAAAAGGGGTCAAAAACAAGAATGTCAGACTGCTTCACGGGAAACCTTTGATTGCTTATACTATCGAGCAGGCAAAAGAGTCCGGTTTGTTTGAACACATCGTCATCAGTACCGATTCGGATCTGATTGCGACGGTTGCACAGGAATATGGGGCAGAGGTATTTTTCAAACGTTCCGAAGAGATGGCATCCGATACCGCCGGAAAATTGGACGTTATCAAAGATGCCTTTCTCCGATCCGAAGCCCATTATCAAACAACCTTTGATTATCTGATCGATTTGGATGCCACGGCACCGCTGCGAAATGTTCAGGATATTATTGACTCGTATCAGCAGTTTTTAAAAGATGACAATGACAACCTGATTACCGCGATGCCCTCACGCCGAAGCCCCTATTTTAATTTGGTCGAAGTGGATGGTGCGGGTAAAGTAGCATTGTCCAAAAAATTGGAGAGCGGGATCGTACGAAGACAGGATGCCCCCAAAAGCTATGATATGAATGCATCGATTTATATTTGGAAGCGTAATACCCTTTTGGATGAAAGTACCCTTTTTCTCGAAAAAACAGGTCTTTATGTAATGCCGGAAGAACGCTCCATTGATATCGATACAGAACTTGATTTTGAATTTGTAGAGTTTTTGATGAGGAAACAAAATGCTTAA
- a CDS encoding Gfo/Idh/MocA family oxidoreductase: protein MKVLLIGYGSIGKRHYEVLSEIDRVTQIDIVTAQTLSELTTYKTIDQVENLESYDYIVIASETYKHFDQIDYLEKNTKNKIILCEKPLFDTYRNIEVKNNSVYVGYVLRFHLLLQKIRVLLKGEELLFAQIKCGSYLPSWRPGIDYRKSYSASKEQGGGVLLDLSHEIDYTQWLFGTVNTISSIQSKISDLEIDSDDIVMAVGKTDKNAAFSISMDYISKISMREITVHTNEKTIQADLIKNTLQVGTKEGGVETVEIESFDRNDLFRKMHLSALGEKENLCTLEEGLSVMKTISMIQEQNNG from the coding sequence TTGAAAGTATTGTTAATCGGATACGGATCGATCGGTAAGCGCCATTATGAAGTACTCAGTGAGATTGATCGGGTCACACAAATTGATATAGTAACCGCTCAGACACTTTCAGAACTGACAACGTATAAGACGATTGATCAAGTCGAAAATTTGGAGAGTTACGACTACATAGTCATTGCATCAGAGACGTACAAACATTTTGATCAAATCGACTATTTGGAAAAAAATACAAAAAATAAAATTATTTTGTGCGAAAAACCGCTCTTTGATACGTATCGGAATATTGAAGTTAAAAACAACTCTGTGTATGTAGGCTATGTTTTGCGATTTCATCTTCTTCTTCAAAAAATACGTGTTCTTTTGAAAGGAGAAGAACTTTTATTTGCGCAAATAAAATGCGGTTCTTATCTGCCATCTTGGAGACCCGGAATTGACTATAGAAAAAGTTACAGTGCTTCAAAAGAGCAAGGAGGAGGGGTATTGCTGGACTTGAGCCATGAAATCGATTATACGCAATGGCTCTTTGGAACGGTGAATACCATTTCCTCCATTCAGTCAAAAATATCAGATTTGGAAATTGATTCGGATGATATAGTTATGGCAGTTGGGAAAACGGATAAAAATGCAGCTTTTAGCATCTCTATGGATTATATTAGTAAAATTTCAATGCGAGAAATAACTGTTCATACAAATGAAAAAACCATACAAGCAGATTTAATCAAAAATACATTGCAGGTCGGTACAAAAGAAGGTGGTGTCGAAACGGTTGAAATCGAAAGTTTTGATCGAAATGATCTTTTCCGGAAAATGCACCTTTCGGCTTTAGGGGAAAAAGAAAATTTGTGTACGCTGGAAGAGGGCTTATCCGTGATGAAAACGATATCTATGATTCAGGAACAAAATAATGGTTAA
- a CDS encoding nucleotidyltransferase family protein, producing the protein MKSVDNIKITSLSTIREALKIIDTGAMQIAIVVDENDRLVGTLTDGDIRRGLLNNLTLDDCIESIIFKTPTIATLSDTKEDIFKKALGKKLHQIPIVDDEYRVIGIKEIEELIRPRVKSNKVVLMVGGLGTRLYPLTENTPKPMLKVGNKPILQTIVEKFAEYGFVNIVMCVNYKSHIIQDYFGDGSAFGINIEYILEEQRMGTAGALSLLRSVPSEPIFVMNGDLLTNVNFEHLLDYHISQNSMATMGVREYDFQVPYGVVNIEGSRILSIQEKPIHKFFVSAGIYMLSPETLSMIPQNEFYDMPTLFEVLIKNDKRTISFPIREYWLDIGRMEEYERANSEYSGVFS; encoded by the coding sequence ATGAAATCAGTAGACAACATCAAAATAACCTCCCTATCAACCATACGTGAAGCCCTTAAAATCATCGATACCGGAGCGATGCAGATCGCTATCGTCGTCGATGAGAACGACAGATTGGTCGGTACACTTACCGATGGTGATATTCGCAGAGGATTGTTAAACAATCTCACCTTAGATGATTGCATCGAAAGTATCATTTTTAAGACACCCACCATTGCGACGCTGAGCGATACCAAAGAAGATATTTTTAAAAAAGCATTGGGAAAAAAACTCCATCAGATACCGATCGTGGATGATGAATATCGGGTAATCGGTATCAAAGAGATCGAGGAACTGATCAGGCCTCGTGTTAAATCGAATAAAGTAGTCCTGATGGTGGGCGGATTGGGCACGAGACTTTATCCTCTTACGGAAAATACCCCCAAACCGATGCTAAAAGTGGGCAACAAACCGATCCTGCAGACCATTGTCGAAAAATTCGCAGAGTATGGATTTGTAAATATCGTGATGTGTGTAAACTATAAATCACATATTATTCAGGACTATTTCGGAGACGGAAGTGCATTTGGCATCAATATCGAGTATATTTTAGAAGAGCAGCGGATGGGGACGGCAGGAGCACTGAGTTTGCTCCGTTCCGTTCCCTCTGAGCCCATTTTTGTGATGAACGGGGATCTGCTTACCAATGTCAACTTTGAACATCTTTTGGATTACCATATTTCTCAAAATTCTATGGCTACAATGGGTGTGCGTGAGTATGATTTTCAGGTTCCTTATGGCGTTGTCAATATCGAAGGGAGCCGTATCCTTTCGATCCAGGAAAAGCCTATTCACAAGTTTTTTGTCAGTGCCGGAATTTATATGCTCAGCCCCGAAACACTCAGTATGATTCCACAAAACGAATTTTACGATATGCCGACCTTGTTTGAGGTACTGATTAAAAATGATAAAAGAACGATCTCTTTTCCGATCCGTGAGTATTGGCTCGACATCGGACGGATGGAAGAGTATGAACGGGCAAATAGCGAGTATAGCGGAGTATTTAGTTGA
- a CDS encoding PDDEXK nuclease domain-containing protein: MEERLISNLQQFLLELGKGCAFIGRQYRMSIGGKHFRVDLLFYHRILKCFVLIDLKRGEIDHQDVGQMNLYLNYFKKKEATEGDNEPVDIILGAYKNHILVEYATDSIANKILLAKYQLYLPDKQQLENALNRLLEL, encoded by the coding sequence TTGGAAGAGCGACTCATCTCAAATCTTCAACAATTTTTACTTGAACTTGGGAAAGGCTGTGCATTTATTGGCAGACAATATCGTATGAGTATCGGTGGAAAACATTTTAGGGTTGATTTGCTTTTTTACCATCGAATCTTAAAATGTTTTGTGCTGATTGATTTAAAACGAGGTGAAATAGACCATCAAGATGTAGGGCAAATGAATCTGTATCTCAACTATTTCAAAAAAAAGGAAGCAACAGAGGGTGATAATGAGCCAGTGGACATTATTTTGGGGGCATATAAAAATCATATTTTGGTAGAATATGCAACAGATAGCATTGCAAATAAAATACTCCTCGCAAAATATCAGCTTTATCTTCCGGATAAACAACAACTTGAAAATGCATTAAATAGGTTATTAGAGCTATGA
- a CDS encoding DUF1016 N-terminal domain-containing protein, which translates to MEIAVEKNYTELIDQIGDLLVLGRQKAVQNVNTILVQTYWEIGRYIVEFEQNGNEKAEYGTALFEKLSKDLTTAYGKGFGRSNLLYMRKLYLTFQISGTLSHKLTWSHYYEILKADSDLEIGFYAKQTEKEKWSVRELKRQMKSMLFHRLALSTDKEGVLRLASEGHEIEQPEDLIKDPFVLEFLNNTNTLKVIWKSDSSQIFNNFYLNLGKAVHLLADNIV; encoded by the coding sequence ATGGAAATAGCTGTAGAAAAAAACTATACAGAACTTATCGATCAAATAGGTGATTTGCTTGTTCTGGGTAGACAAAAAGCGGTTCAAAATGTCAATACTATTTTGGTGCAAACATACTGGGAAATAGGTAGATATATTGTAGAATTTGAGCAAAATGGAAATGAGAAAGCCGAGTACGGCACGGCACTTTTTGAGAAGCTCTCAAAAGATTTGACTACGGCTTATGGAAAAGGTTTTGGTCGGTCAAATTTACTTTATATGAGAAAGCTTTATTTGACATTTCAAATAAGTGGGACACTGTCCCACAAATTGACGTGGAGTCATTATTATGAGATATTAAAAGCAGATTCGGATCTTGAAATCGGCTTTTATGCCAAGCAAACTGAAAAAGAGAAATGGAGTGTGCGAGAGTTAAAACGACAAATGAAAAGTATGTTATTTCACCGTTTGGCACTAAGTACTGATAAAGAAGGTGTGCTAAGATTAGCTAGTGAGGGTCATGAAATAGAACAGCCCGAAGATTTGATAAAAGACCCTTTTGTGTTAGAGTTTTTAAACAATACCAATACCTTGAAAGTGATTTGGAAGAGCGACTCATCTCAAATCTTCAACAATTTTTACTTGAACTTGGGAAAGGCTGTGCATTTATTGGCAGACAATATCGTATGA